One Acidaminococcales bacterium DNA window includes the following coding sequences:
- a CDS encoding aminotransferase class III-fold pyridoxal phosphate-dependent enzyme has translation MNKEEIIAIENRHYMPVFSRMPLVLERGEGCWVYDACGGKYLDFLAGIAVNALGHGDRRLAEAISRQAARLIHCSSLFYTQEQSALVQKLVAISGFERVFLCNSGAEANEGAIKLARKYAHKNQPNKFKIIAADNSFHGRTLATLAATGSPKYHEGYRPLPPGFVHVAYGDAGALAGAMDGEVCAVLLEPIQGEG, from the coding sequence GTGAACAAAGAAGAAATAATAGCCATAGAGAACCGGCATTACATGCCGGTATTTTCCAGAATGCCGCTGGTGCTGGAGCGCGGCGAAGGCTGCTGGGTTTACGATGCCTGCGGCGGCAAATATCTTGATTTTCTGGCCGGCATAGCGGTTAACGCGTTAGGGCACGGCGACCGCCGGCTGGCCGAGGCCATTTCCCGCCAGGCCGCCCGGCTCATTCACTGCTCGTCGCTTTTTTACACCCAAGAGCAATCCGCCCTTGTCCAAAAACTCGTCGCGATAAGCGGGTTTGAGCGGGTATTTTTATGCAACAGCGGCGCCGAAGCCAACGAAGGCGCGATCAAGCTGGCGCGCAAATACGCCCACAAAAATCAGCCGAACAAATTCAAAATAATCGCGGCCGACAATTCTTTTCACGGCCGTACGCTCGCCACCCTGGCCGCCACCGGCTCGCCCAAGTACCACGAAGGCTACCGGCCTTTGCCGCCCGGCTTTGTCCACGTCGCTTACGGCGACGCCGGCGCTTTGGCGGGGGCCATGGACGGCGAAGTCTGCGCCGTCCTGCTGGAGCCGATTCAAGGCGAAGG
- the argB gene encoding acetylglutamate kinase: MLKSSEEVNILVEALPYLMDFKDKTVVIKYGGNAMINEELKNKVLKDIVFLYCAGIRPVVVHGGGPEITAMLKKLDKKSEFVNGLRITDEETVSIAEMVLVGKINTELVNLINRQGGRALGLSGKDANLVTAKKHLAEVYEAGEIRPVDIGFVGEVTKINVKLLEDLLDKGYIPIIAPTGVGLNGETYNINADSVAGEIAGALKAEKLLLLTDVKGIFTDYRDESTFISTLTFERAQELMIKGLIDGGMIPKVKACVTALSGGARKTHIVDGREPHSILMELFTDAGVGTEVVKE, from the coding sequence ATGCTTAAAAGCAGCGAGGAAGTCAATATCTTAGTGGAAGCTTTGCCTTACCTTATGGACTTCAAGGACAAGACGGTTGTTATAAAATACGGCGGCAACGCCATGATCAACGAAGAATTGAAAAACAAAGTCCTGAAAGACATCGTTTTCCTGTACTGCGCCGGCATCCGGCCGGTAGTCGTCCACGGCGGCGGCCCGGAGATAACCGCCATGCTGAAAAAACTTGACAAAAAATCCGAATTTGTGAACGGGCTGCGGATAACCGACGAAGAGACCGTGTCCATCGCCGAAATGGTGCTTGTCGGCAAAATCAACACGGAACTGGTAAACCTCATAAACAGGCAGGGCGGCAGGGCGCTCGGACTAAGCGGCAAGGACGCCAACCTTGTTACGGCGAAAAAGCACCTGGCCGAAGTATATGAAGCCGGGGAAATACGTCCGGTGGACATAGGGTTTGTCGGCGAAGTAACAAAAATCAATGTGAAGCTGCTTGAGGATCTTCTGGACAAAGGCTATATTCCCATCATTGCCCCGACCGGCGTCGGACTAAACGGCGAAACCTACAACATCAACGCCGACAGCGTGGCGGGCGAAATCGCCGGGGCGCTGAAAGCGGAAAAACTGCTCCTTCTGACCGACGTCAAGGGCATTTTTACCGACTACCGCGACGAAAGCACCTTCATATCCACCCTGACCTTTGAGCGGGCGCAGGAACTCATGATCAAGGGCTTGATCGACGGCGGCATGATTCCCAAAGTAAAAGCCTGCGTTACCGCCCTCTCCGGCGGGGCCAGGAAAACCCATATCGTCGACGGGCGCGAACCGCACTCCATTCTCATGGAATTGTTCACCGACGCCGGCGTTGGCACGGAAGTTGTAAAAGAATGA
- the argJ gene encoding bifunctional glutamate N-acetyltransferase/amino-acid acetyltransferase ArgJ, which produces MKAIDGWITAPKGFAAAGVKAGLKASGKEDLALIVSEAPAACGAVFTQNVMAAAPVLVSRRVAAGGYARAIAVNAGCANASTGGRGLRDARDMARLVAELLPCGEQEVFVCSTGVIGPFLPMDKIAHGLEAACRELSAAGGEKAAAAIQTTDTFIKRAAYEFALDGRTAVIAGMAKGAGMIHPDMATMLAFITTDAAVSPAVLNRAVKKAADLSFNMAVVDGDTSTNDSLIALANGFCGNSPIDSERHPGYASFFAALVAVSVDLAKLVARDGEGATKFLEITVDGAPDFAAAKAVAMAVAKSPLVKTAFFGCDPNWGRIICAAGYAGVDFAPENLTVSLNGLAVFARGGEAIADAEKLDAAMKERDITLKLALGAGPASATVWTCDLSYDYIKINADYHT; this is translated from the coding sequence ATGAAAGCGATAGACGGCTGGATTACCGCGCCCAAAGGTTTTGCCGCCGCCGGCGTCAAAGCCGGGCTCAAGGCCAGCGGCAAAGAGGATCTGGCGCTGATTGTCAGCGAGGCGCCGGCGGCCTGCGGCGCGGTGTTTACACAAAATGTCATGGCGGCGGCGCCTGTGCTGGTCAGCCGCCGCGTCGCGGCGGGCGGGTACGCGCGCGCCATAGCGGTCAACGCCGGTTGCGCCAACGCTTCCACCGGCGGGCGCGGGCTAAGAGACGCGCGCGACATGGCGCGCTTAGTGGCGGAGCTTTTGCCCTGCGGCGAACAGGAAGTGTTCGTCTGTTCCACCGGCGTCATAGGGCCTTTTCTGCCGATGGATAAAATCGCCCACGGCCTTGAAGCCGCCTGCCGGGAATTGTCGGCCGCCGGCGGCGAGAAAGCGGCGGCGGCCATACAGACCACCGATACCTTTATAAAGCGCGCCGCTTATGAATTCGCCCTGGACGGGCGGACGGCGGTTATCGCCGGCATGGCCAAAGGCGCCGGGATGATCCATCCCGACATGGCCACCATGCTGGCCTTTATCACCACCGATGCCGCCGTGTCGCCGGCCGTTTTAAACAGGGCGGTTAAAAAAGCGGCCGATCTTTCGTTTAATATGGCGGTGGTGGACGGCGACACAAGCACCAATGATTCTTTGATCGCTTTGGCCAACGGGTTTTGCGGCAACAGCCCGATCGATTCGGAAAGACATCCCGGCTACGCGTCTTTTTTCGCGGCGCTGGTGGCGGTAAGCGTTGACCTTGCCAAACTTGTCGCGCGCGACGGCGAAGGGGCGACGAAGTTTTTAGAAATTACGGTTGACGGCGCGCCGGATTTCGCCGCCGCCAAAGCCGTGGCCATGGCCGTCGCCAAGTCGCCTCTGGTCAAAACCGCCTTTTTCGGCTGCGATCCCAACTGGGGGCGGATAATCTGTGCGGCCGGGTATGCCGGCGTGGATTTTGCGCCGGAGAATTTGACGGTATCCTTAAACGGCCTGGCAGTTTTCGCGCGCGGCGGAGAGGCCATTGCCGACGCGGAAAAACTGGACGCGGCCATGAAAGAGCGCGATATAACCTTAAAACTGGCGCTCGGCGCGGGACCGGCGTCGGCCACCGTGTGGACGTGCGATCTAAGCTACGATTATATTAAAATAAACGCCGACTACCATACATGA
- the argC gene encoding N-acetyl-gamma-glutamyl-phosphate reductase, which produces MKISVIGATGYTGAELLRILAGHPEASVVHITSESSPGLPIADSYPHLAGIYGQKLENLKQLEEIAAASDLLFIGLPHGHAMDICRSLKDNGRVRVIDLGADYRLKPEVYEEWYKVKHTDAVTRPVYGLSELYRDKIKKGSVIANPGCYVTASILALAPLLRDKLIDAGSIIIDAKSGSTGAGRAVATNLHFSEVFGNFRPYSVAGHRHTPEIEQVYTEFAGEGVVITFVPHLLPIDRGLLATCYAKLAPGAGGGDVAASFARMYGGECFIRLLGQGKCPALKAVRGSNYADIGWEIDGRTGRVIVMSALDNLVKGASGQAVQNMNIMFGLPETMGLKQAPLYP; this is translated from the coding sequence ATGAAAATAAGCGTAATCGGCGCTACCGGTTATACAGGCGCGGAACTTTTGCGCATACTGGCCGGGCATCCGGAAGCGTCCGTCGTCCACATAACCTCGGAAAGCTCCCCCGGCCTTCCGATCGCCGACAGCTATCCGCATCTGGCCGGAATTTACGGGCAAAAACTGGAAAACTTAAAGCAGCTTGAGGAAATCGCCGCCGCGAGCGATCTCTTGTTCATAGGATTGCCGCATGGCCACGCTATGGATATTTGCCGTTCCCTGAAAGATAACGGCCGCGTCAGGGTGATTGACCTCGGCGCCGATTACCGGCTGAAACCCGAAGTATATGAAGAGTGGTACAAGGTAAAACATACTGACGCCGTTACGCGGCCGGTTTACGGGCTGAGCGAGCTTTACCGCGACAAGATAAAAAAAGGCAGTGTCATAGCCAACCCCGGCTGTTACGTTACGGCGAGCATACTGGCGCTGGCGCCTCTTTTGCGGGACAAGCTGATTGATGCCGGCAGTATAATAATCGACGCCAAATCCGGCTCTACCGGCGCGGGCAGGGCCGTGGCGACCAACCTTCATTTTTCCGAAGTGTTCGGCAATTTCCGTCCCTACAGCGTCGCCGGCCATCGGCACACGCCGGAAATCGAGCAGGTTTATACGGAATTTGCCGGGGAGGGCGTTGTCATTACTTTTGTTCCGCACCTTTTGCCGATCGACAGGGGGCTGCTCGCCACCTGTTACGCCAAGCTCGCGCCCGGCGCCGGCGGCGGGGACGTAGCGGCCTCTTTCGCCCGTATGTATGGCGGGGAGTGTTTCATCAGGCTGCTGGGGCAGGGAAAATGCCCCGCCCTGAAAGCGGTCCGCGGTTCCAACTACGCCGACATCGGCTGGGAAATAGATGGGCGCACGGGGCGGGTCATCGTCATGTCGGCGCTGGACAATCTGGTAAAAGGCGCTTCCGGGCAGGCGGTGCAAAACATGAATATAATGTTCGGCCTGCCGGAAACTATGGGCCTGAAACAAGCGCCGCTTTATCCGTAA
- a CDS encoding lytic transglycosylase domain-containing protein codes for MSSVSAKNRKNIKRAVLFLLLAGMAFFAVWQSDYFQRKFFYQLLYDKDIKNHAAANNLNPWLVAAVIKNESGFKASAVSERGAVGLMQIMPETGSWIALKAGLRKFAPGLLAEPSVNIRLGCWYLQDLNFEFQSEPLAITAYNAGRGQVKAWLGDKQWDGRDVEKIPFAETRQYVKKVLSDKEMYKRLYKDVWEQDT; via the coding sequence ATGAGTAGCGTTTCGGCCAAAAACCGCAAAAACATAAAACGCGCGGTGTTGTTTTTGCTTCTGGCGGGCATGGCTTTTTTTGCTGTTTGGCAAAGCGATTACTTCCAGCGGAAATTTTTCTACCAGCTCCTTTACGACAAAGACATCAAAAACCACGCCGCGGCCAACAACCTTAACCCCTGGCTGGTGGCCGCCGTAATCAAAAACGAGAGCGGCTTTAAAGCTTCGGCCGTATCCGAGCGCGGCGCGGTCGGGCTTATGCAGATCATGCCGGAAACTGGCAGCTGGATCGCCCTGAAAGCGGGCTTGCGCAAATTCGCGCCCGGCCTCCTGGCCGAGCCGTCCGTCAATATTCGGCTGGGTTGCTGGTATTTGCAGGATTTGAACTTCGAGTTCCAAAGCGAGCCTCTCGCCATCACCGCCTATAACGCCGGGCGCGGCCAAGTGAAAGCTTGGCTTGGCGACAAGCAATGGGACGGCCGGGACGTGGAAAAAATCCCTTTCGCGGAAACGCGGCAATATGTGAAAAAAGTTTTGAGCGACAAGGAAATGTATAAAAGGCTTTATAAAGACGTTTGGGAACAGGACACATAA
- the coaE gene encoding dephospho-CoA kinase (Dephospho-CoA kinase (CoaE) performs the final step in coenzyme A biosynthesis.) — protein sequence MVGLTGGIASGKSTVSAILKKLKAPLFDADREAHRLIAKGGAAFAPIKEEFAGRLGLDIMAADGEIDRKKLGAAVFGEPKLLARLEGHLHCLVERNLRKFAEKAEKRGFAAMVADIPLLIEKSWQNKVDKIWLVYLPENLQLERLCRRDRLSAENARRRMGAQLPLAAKLPYADLVIDNSGDITQIREKVEKAWKNLLL from the coding sequence GTGGTCGGGTTGACAGGCGGCATAGCTTCAGGCAAGAGCACCGTTTCCGCGATACTTAAAAAACTAAAAGCGCCGCTTTTTGACGCCGATCGGGAAGCGCACCGGCTCATAGCTAAAGGCGGCGCGGCCTTTGCGCCGATAAAGGAAGAATTCGCCGGCCGGCTTGGGCTCGACATAATGGCCGCCGACGGGGAGATTGACAGGAAGAAGCTGGGCGCGGCCGTGTTCGGCGAACCCAAGCTCCTGGCGCGCCTGGAGGGTCATCTGCACTGCTTAGTAGAGCGGAACCTGCGAAAATTCGCCGAAAAAGCCGAAAAACGGGGTTTTGCCGCTATGGTTGCCGACATACCCTTGCTCATAGAAAAATCCTGGCAAAACAAAGTCGATAAAATATGGCTGGTGTACCTGCCGGAAAACCTGCAATTGGAGCGGCTTTGCCGACGCGACCGGTTAAGCGCGGAAAACGCGCGCCGACGCATGGGAGCGCAGCTTCCGCTGGCGGCAAAATTGCCTTACGCCGACTTGGTAATTGATAACTCCGGCGACATAACGCAAATTAGGGAAAAAGTGGAAAAAGCGTGGAAAAACTTGCTTTTGTAA